Proteins found in one Oncorhynchus mykiss isolate Arlee chromosome 17, USDA_OmykA_1.1, whole genome shotgun sequence genomic segment:
- the LOC118940386 gene encoding uncharacterized protein LOC118940386, whose translation MALHRTSRPESSDSSRWGSGVLQIVSEKFHQRSSEPKGRLLGGQPPTPPSETDKELQGIADLSVGNILKRAQEDLFSSGEDDLENTHPGITLTEEKLSRIFSELFRDACESAQEAARRIHHMRSGRGNNSQNGSWPGSSQGSSKSNMPELGELGSVRSPKGSDVHKVLSEGSLPVFALFEERPGEVGETSSPAGEMDETQTASTPSIPRSGHGGRRSSQTTTPTPGHREAGFTASNIFDVIIHLAHSDTDRELHQEFSSEDDVSLNDIMDMKSTPAVEPLGQILSSWKLVNMIFRGKVHYFGKELICKVYQMLLDTGMGRRPMARQSRSEPILKDLADNRRLSNEFFTDVLYMFIQRAIKNLLENFLGLPTTPPGRDIMWNDNFNWMYRDGWGNTPTSSEEELWDSDSTWSSGHGEEEGTESRGRWAALLEKGSFLTLQSSSSLSLSDDNKEALGAVCQVLTTRVGDILNSTCNDDCKARLIIQKGLDSGARERFPDFPCPSSPKDEEEVVVSAMTVSYPKPSTSTQAAWAAPAQTLDVFLPRPCLDEEEVVPSTSLKDNSVTTTHAALAAPSQTLVEEVGEAEVSNVSECSLMPTKALEKIPSLLPGKILIEEDTLSCSTPWATVMSPQTLKFILHGIMCRLEASESPQTRRANDPFRLMKDLFLEVQHALKYADISVLFGLEESIQFIGEDAVKAIVKTAAKRLSLRSDSNRAQLRAARSGGEAAIRCMADTITQVIDDYSEDWSSGGHFGARRSRASGRSHSSTSSRSDVTLTEELLARRESLEEDLAEMADDSTGLEKTIVSSAISAKSQVISYISESSEPNSCALFTDLEDITSTHVRQTRTSRSFSYLGCLIVRHQLKSVSLSTKEKDKEEAMKEEVRKSGKKRRRNNKDQKKNKVSPLGNDSTVAADEPKKKQALLPRITAALARLFCFPCKKRCKK comes from the exons ATGGCTCTGCACAGGACCTCCAGACCAGAGTCGTCAGACTCGTCCCGCTGGGGGTCAGGTGTGCTCCAGATCGTCTCTGAAAAGTTCCACCAGCGGAGTTCTGAGCCGAAGGGAAGGCTCCTGGGCGGGCAGCCGCCCACTCCCCCTTCTGAGACCGACAAGGAGCTTCAGGGCATAGCAGATCTGTCTGTGGGTAACATCCTGAAAAGGGCCCAGGAGGACCTCTTCTCTTCTGGTGAGGATGACCTGGAGAACACCCATCCAGGTATTActctgacagaagagaagctgtcCAGAATATTCTCAGAGCTGTTCAGGGATGCCTGTGAGAGTGCCCAGGAGGCCGCCAGACGGATCCACCACATGAGGTCTGGAAGAGGCAACAACAGCCAGAATGGGAGTTGGCCTGGGTCGTCACAGGGATCGAGCAAATCCAACATGCCAGAGTTGGGAGAACTGGGGTCAGTGAGGAGTCCCAAGGGAAGTGACGTCCATAAAGTCCTTAGCGAGGGGTCCCTCCCTGTCTTTGCCCTGTTTGAGGAGAGGCCAGGGGAAGTTGGGGAGACCAGCAGCCCTGCTGGGGAGATGGACGAGACACAGACTGCCAGCACTCCCAGCATTCCCCGGTCTGGGCATGGCGGCAGAAGGAGTAGCCAGACCACCACTCCCACCCCCGGCCACAGAGAGGCAGGATTCACAGCCAGTAACATCTTTGATGTTATTATTCATCTGGCGCACTCTGACACTGACCGGGAACTCCACCAGGAGTTCAGCAGTGAGGATGATGTTTCACTGAATGACATCATGGACATGAAGTCAACCCCGGCAGTGGAGCCCCTGGGTCAGATCCTGTCCTCATGGAAGCTGGTCAACATGATCTTCAGGGGGAAGGTCCACTACTTTGGGAAGGAGCTCATCTGCAAGGTGTATCAGATGCTTCTGGACACCGGTATGGGCAGGAGGCCAATGGCCCGCCAGAGCAGGTCCGAGCCCATCCTGAAAGACCTGGCTGACAACCGTAGGCTCTCCAATGAATTCTTCACAGACGTGCTGTACATGTTCATCCAACGGGCCATTAAGAATCTGCTGGAGAACTTCTTGGGTCTGCCGACCACCCCACCAGGCAGAGACATTATGTGGAATGACAACTTTAACTGGATGTATAGGGACGGCTGGGGGAACACCCCCACATCCAGCGAGGAGGAATTGTGGGACAGCGACTCCACCTGGTCAAGTGGGcatggggaggaggaagggacagagTCCCGTGGGAGGTGGGCCGCTCTGTTGGAGAAGGGCAGCTTCCTgaccctccagtcctccagctccctctccctctccgatgACAACAAGGAGGCACTAG GGGCCGTCTGCCAAGTCCTGACCACCAGGGTGGGAGACATCCTGAACAGTACCTGCAACGACGATTGCAAGGCCAGGCTCATCATCCAGAAAG GATTGGATTCCGGTGCCAGGGAAAGGTTCCCTGACTTTCCGTGTCCCTCTTCACCCAAGGACGAAGAGGAGGTGGTTGTGAGTGCCATGACTGTCTCATACCCTAAACCCTCCACCTCAACCCAGGCAGCATGGGCAGCTCCTGCCCAGACTCTGGATGTTTTTCTGCCCAGACCCTGCCTGGATGAAGAAGAGGTAGTGCCCAGCACCTCCTTGAAGGACAACTCTGTGACGACCACCCATGCAGCACTGGCAGCTCCTTCCCAGACCCTGGTAGAAGAGGTGGGAGAAGCTGAGGTGTCCAACGTGAGTGAGTGCTCCCTGATGCCCACCAAGGCCCTTGAGAAGATTCCCTCCCTCCTACCAGGCAAGATCCTTATCGAGGAGGACACCCTCAGTTGCAGCACTCCCTGGGCCACCGTCATGAGCCCCCAGACCCTGAAGTTTATCCTCCACGGCATCATGTGCCGACTGGAGGCCTCAGAGTCCCCCCAGACAAGGAGGGCCAATGACCCCTTCAGGCTGATGAAGGATCTCTTTCTGGAGGTCCAGCATGCCCTGAAGTATGCTGACATCTCTGTCCTCTTTGGCCTGGAGGAGAGCATCCAATTCATTGGGGAGGATGCGGTGAAGGCCATCGTGAAGACTGCAGCTAAAAGATTGTCCCTGCGTTCGGACTCCAACCGGGCTCAACTGCGTGCCGCGCGCTCTGGTGGTGAGGCAGCCATCAGGTGCATGGCGGACACCATCACACAAGTCATAGATGACTATTCCGAGGACTGGAGTTCCGGCGGCCATTTTGGAGCCAGGAGGAGCCGTGCTAGTGGGAGGTCACACTCCTCAACCTCCTCAAGGAGTGACGTCACCCTCACCGAGGAGCTCCTGGCCCGGAGAGAATCCCTTGAAGAGGACCTAGCGGAGATGGCTGATGACAGCACTGGTTTGGAGAAGACCATTGTAAGCTCAGCCATCTCTGCCAAGTCCCAGGTAATTAGCTACATTTCTGAGAGCTCCGAGCCCAACAGCTGTGCCCTCTTCACAGACCTCGAGGACATCACCTCCACACATGTGAGACAGACAAGAACTAGTAGATCGTTTAGTTATTTGGGCTGTTTGATTGTGAGGCATCAACTcaaatctgtttctctctctacgaaGGAGAAGGATAAGGAAGAGGCTATGAAGGAAGAAGTGAGGAAGTCAGGAAAGAAGAGGCGAAGAAATAAcaaggaccagaagaagaacaaggtGTCTCCTCTTGGCAATGATA GTACTGTGGCTGCAGATGAGCCGAAGAAAAAACAGGCTCTCCTCCCGCGGATCACAGCTGCCCTGGCAAgactattttgcttcccctgcaAAAAAAGATGCAAAAAGTAA